In a genomic window of Meriones unguiculatus strain TT.TT164.6M chromosome 8, Bangor_MerUng_6.1, whole genome shotgun sequence:
- the LOC132656045 gene encoding olfactory receptor 5M9 produces MPNFTDVTEFLLVGLTRRQELRVLFFVLFLVVYMLTLLGNIAMILLISISPQLQSPMYFFLSHLSFVDVLFSSNVTPKMLENLLSKIKTISYVGCLVQCYFFIALVHVEVYILAVMAFDRYMAICNPLLYSSKMSRAVCVRLISVPYVYGFSVSLICTLWTYGLYFCGNVEINHFYCADPPLIKIACGGVHIKEYTMIVIAGINFTYSLSVVLISYLLIVVAVLRMHSAEGRKKAFSTCGSHLTAVSMFYGTLIFMYLRRPTEESVEQGKMVAVFYTTVIPMLNPMIYSLRNKDVKEAANKIIAKANLRT; encoded by the coding sequence ATGCCAAATTTTACAGATGTAACAGAATTTCTTCTGGTGGGTCTGACAAGGCGCCAGGAATTGCGGGTTCTCTTTTTTGTGCTATTCTTGGTTGTTTACATGCTCACTCTGTTGGGAAACATTGCTATGATACTTTTGATCAGCATCAGCCCTCAGCTTCAGAGTCCTATGTACTTTTTCCTAAGTCATTTGTCCTTTGTGGATGTGTTGTTCTCTTCCAATGTCACCCCCAAAATGCTGGAAAACTTGTTGTCAAAAATAAAAACGATTTCTTATGTGGGGTGTCTCGTGCAATGCTACTTCTTCATTGCTCTGGTCCACGTGGAGGTCTATATTCTGGCCGTGATGGCCTTTGATCGCTACATGGCCATCTGCAACCCTTTGCTGTACAGCAGCAAGATGTCCAGAGCTGTGTGTGTCCGCCTCATCTCTGTGCCTTATGTCTACGGATTCTCTGTGAGTCTGATTTGCACTCTGTGGACATACGGTTTATACTTCTGTGGAAATGTTGAAATCAACCACTTCTATTGTGCTGATCCTCCTCTCATCAAGATTGCCTGTGGAGGAGTGCATATCAAAGAGTATACGATGATTGTTATTGCCGGAATTAATTTCACATATTCTTTGTCAGTAGTTCTCATCTCCTACCTTCTCATTGTAGTCGCGGTATTACGCATGCACTCCGCTGAAGGCCGGAAAAAAGCATTCTCCACCTGTGGATCTCACTTGACAGCTGTTTCTATGTTTTATGGGACCCTTATATTCATGTATCTGAGAAGACCAACGGAGGAGTCTGTGGAGCAGGGAAAGATGGTGGCAGTGTTTTACACCACGGTGATTCCTATGCTGAACCCCATGATCTACAGCCTCAGGAATAAGGATGTGAAAGAAGCAGCCAACAAGATAATCGCCAAGGCAAATTTGAGGACATGA
- the LOC110542235 gene encoding olfactory receptor 5M3, with the protein MFNFTDVTEFVLLGLTSRKELQVLLFVIFLIVYIVTMVGNIGMMILIKISPQLSSPMYFFLNHLSFLDVWFSSNVTPKMLENLLSKTKTISYAGCLVQCFFFIAPVHVEIFILAVMAFDRYMAIGKPLLYGSKMSRIVCIRLIFFPYIYGFLTSLAATLWTYGLYFCGKTEINHFYCADPPLIKMACAGTFVKEYTMLFLAGINFTYSLIVVIISYLFILIAILRIRSAEGRCKAFSTCGSHLTAVGIFYGTLIFMYLRRPTEESVEQGKMVAVFYTTVIPMLNPMIYSLRNKDVKEAMDKVISKKILIK; encoded by the coding sequence ATGTTCAATTTCACAGATGTGACAGAATTTGTCCTTTTAGGCTTAACCAGCCGAAAAGAACTGCAAGTACTCTTATTTGTCATCTTTCTCATTGTTTATATTGTCACCATGGTGGGCAACATTGGCATGATGATATTAATTAAGATCAGTCCACAACTTAGCAGCccaatgtatttttttctaaacCATTTGTCATTTCTTGATGTATGGTTTTCTTCCAATGTCACTCCTAAAATGCTGGAGAACTtgttgtcaaaaacaaaaacaatctctTATGCTGGCTGCTTGGTACAGTGCTTCTTCTTCATTGCTCCTGTGCACGTGGAGATCTTCATTCTGGCTGTGATGGCCTTTGACAGGTACATGGCAATTGGAAAGCCTCTGCTCTATGGTAGCAAAATGTCAAGGATTGTCTGCATTCGactgatttttttcccttacATATATGGGTTTCTGACTAGTCTGGCTGCAACATTATGGACTTATGGCTTGTACTTCTGTGGGAAAACTGAGATCAACCACTTCTACTGTGCAGATCCACCCCTCATCAAGATGGCCTGTGCGGGGACCTTTGTGAAAGAATATACAATGCTCTTCCTTGCAGGCATTAACTTCACTTATTCCTTGATTGTTGTCATCATTTCCTATCTGTTCATTCTCATTGCTATTCTCAGAATACGCTCAGCGGAAGGTAGGTGCAAGGCATTTTCCACCTGTGGATCTCACCTCACTGCAGTGGGCATATTTTATGGTACTCTCATCTTCATGTACCTCAGAAGACCCACTGAGGAGTCAGTGGAGCAAGGAAAGATGGTAGCTGTGTTCTATACCACAGTGATCCCCATGTTGAATCCTATGATCTACAGTCTGCGGAACAAGGATGTCAAGGAAGCCATGGACAAAGTGATTAGCAAGAAGatcttaataaaataa